A genome region from Baekduia alba includes the following:
- a CDS encoding excinuclease ABC subunit UvrA, whose product MSIAADRHDLIRVQGARVNNLKDVSVELPKRRLTVFTGISGSGKSSLVFGTVAAESQRLINETYSAFVQGFMPAQSRPEVDMLEGLTTAILVDQERMGSNPRSTVGTVTDANAMLRIVFSRLGQPHIGSPKAYSFNTPSVRASGAITVARGARKTVKKSFNVTGGMCPRCEGMGSVTDLDLTQLYDDTKSLNEGALTIPGYSMDGWFGRIFTGCGFFDPDKPIRKYTKKELHDLLHKEPTKIKVDGINLTYEGLIPKIQKSMLSKDKEAMQPHIRAFVDRAVTFTTCPECDGTRLAEGARASKIEGINIGDACAMQISDLAEWVRGLDEPSVAPLLEAVEQTLASFDEIGLGYLSLGRPSGTLSGGEAQRVKMIGHLGSSLTDVTYVFDEPTIGLHPHDIERMNDLLLRLRDKGNTVLVVEHKPETIAIADHVVDLGPGAGAAGGTVCFEGTVEGLRASDTLTGRHFDDRATLKETVRTPTGALEIRGASTNNLQDVDVDIPLGMLVVVTGVSGSGKSSLVHGSMVGGSGFAGVVAIDQAAIRGSRRSNPATYSGLLDPIRKAFAKANGVKPALFSPNSDGACPNCNGTGVIYTDLAMMAGVASICEDCEGKRFQASVLEYRLGGRDISEVLAMSVSEAEELFADGEARTPAAHKILQRLVDVGLGYLTIGQPLPTLSGGERQRLKLATHLDEKSGVYILDEPTTGLHLANVEQLLGLLDRLVDAGKSVIVIEHHQAVMAHADWIVDLGPGAGRDGGRVVFEGTPADLVAARSTLTGEHLAAYVR is encoded by the coding sequence ATGAGCATCGCCGCGGACCGCCACGACCTGATCCGCGTGCAGGGCGCGCGCGTCAACAACCTCAAGGACGTCAGCGTCGAGCTGCCGAAGCGCCGGCTGACGGTGTTCACCGGGATCTCCGGCTCGGGCAAGAGCTCGCTGGTCTTCGGCACGGTCGCCGCGGAGTCCCAGCGGCTCATCAACGAGACCTACAGCGCGTTCGTCCAGGGCTTCATGCCGGCGCAGTCGCGCCCCGAGGTCGACATGCTGGAGGGGCTGACCACGGCGATCCTCGTCGACCAGGAGCGCATGGGCTCCAACCCCCGCTCGACCGTCGGCACCGTCACCGACGCCAACGCGATGCTGCGGATCGTCTTCAGCCGGCTCGGTCAGCCGCACATCGGCTCGCCCAAGGCCTACTCCTTCAACACGCCCTCGGTCAGGGCCTCCGGCGCGATCACCGTCGCGCGCGGAGCCAGGAAGACCGTCAAGAAGTCCTTCAACGTCACCGGCGGCATGTGCCCGCGGTGCGAGGGCATGGGCAGCGTGACCGACCTCGACCTGACCCAGCTCTACGACGACACCAAGTCGCTCAACGAGGGCGCGCTCACGATCCCGGGCTACAGCATGGACGGCTGGTTCGGGCGCATCTTCACCGGCTGCGGCTTCTTCGACCCGGACAAGCCGATCCGCAAGTACACCAAGAAGGAGCTCCACGACCTGCTCCACAAGGAGCCGACCAAGATCAAGGTCGACGGCATCAACCTCACCTACGAGGGGTTGATCCCCAAGATCCAGAAGTCGATGCTCTCCAAGGACAAGGAGGCGATGCAGCCGCACATCCGCGCGTTCGTGGACCGCGCCGTCACCTTCACGACGTGTCCGGAGTGCGACGGGACCCGGCTCGCCGAGGGCGCCCGCGCCTCGAAGATCGAGGGCATCAACATCGGCGACGCCTGCGCCATGCAGATCAGCGACCTGGCCGAGTGGGTCCGCGGGCTCGACGAGCCGTCGGTCGCGCCGCTGCTGGAAGCCGTGGAGCAGACGCTCGCGTCGTTCGACGAGATCGGGCTGGGCTACCTCTCGCTCGGCCGGCCGTCGGGGACGCTGTCGGGCGGCGAGGCGCAGCGGGTGAAGATGATCGGCCACCTCGGGTCGTCGCTCACCGACGTGACCTACGTCTTCGACGAGCCGACGATCGGGCTGCATCCGCACGACATCGAGCGGATGAACGACCTGCTGCTGCGACTGCGCGACAAGGGCAACACGGTGCTCGTCGTCGAGCACAAGCCGGAGACGATCGCGATCGCCGACCACGTCGTCGACCTCGGCCCCGGCGCCGGCGCGGCGGGCGGCACCGTGTGCTTCGAGGGCACCGTCGAGGGGCTGCGGGCCAGCGACACGCTGACCGGGCGCCACTTCGACGACCGCGCCACGCTCAAGGAGACGGTGCGGACGCCGACCGGCGCGCTGGAGATCCGCGGCGCGTCGACGAACAACCTCCAGGACGTCGACGTCGACATCCCACTGGGGATGCTGGTCGTCGTCACCGGCGTGTCCGGGTCGGGCAAGAGCTCGCTCGTGCACGGGTCGATGGTGGGCGGGAGCGGGTTCGCGGGCGTGGTGGCGATCGACCAGGCCGCGATCCGCGGCTCGCGCCGCAGCAACCCGGCGACGTACTCCGGGCTGCTGGACCCGATCCGCAAGGCGTTCGCGAAGGCCAACGGCGTGAAGCCCGCGCTGTTCAGCCCCAACTCCGACGGCGCCTGCCCCAACTGCAACGGCACCGGCGTGATCTACACCGACCTGGCGATGATGGCCGGCGTCGCCTCCATCTGCGAGGACTGCGAGGGCAAGCGGTTCCAGGCGTCGGTCCTGGAGTACCGCCTCGGCGGCCGCGACATCAGCGAGGTGCTCGCGATGTCGGTGAGCGAGGCCGAGGAGCTCTTCGCCGACGGCGAGGCGCGCACGCCGGCCGCGCACAAGATCCTCCAGCGGCTCGTCGACGTCGGGCTCGGCTACCTCACCATCGGCCAGCCGCTCCCGACGCTGTCCGGCGGCGAGCGCCAGCGGCTCAAGCTGGCCACGCACCTGGACGAGAAGAGCGGCGTCTACATCCTCGACGAGCCGACCACCGGCCTGCACCTCGCCAACGTCGAGCAGCTGCTCGGCCTGCTCGACCGGCTCGTCGACGCCGGCAAGTCGGTCATCGTCATCGAGCACCACCAGGCGGTCATGGCGCACGCCGACTGGATCGTCGACCTCGGCCCCGGCGCCGGCCGCGACGGCGGCCGCGTCGTCTTCGAGGGGACGCCCGCCGACCTCGTCGCCGCCCGCTCGACCCTCACCGGAGAGCACCTCGCCGCCTACGTCCGGTGA